The genomic window TCGCAGCCAGTCGCTGCAGCCTGCAGCCAGTTTCCTTCAACAATAAAAGAATAACCTTCACCCGATATAACGACGCTGATACCGGCTGGTTGTGCAGATAGGTCCATGCTGCTGTCCATTCGTCCTGCAGCACCGGCTTGCGCCGACGTTTCCCCGCAACCTGATCTGAAGTTCTTTCCCCCGACATCCTTAATTCCGCAAACGGGTCGGTCCGCAAATAACCCACGCTGTGCAAAAATCGCATCAGACTCTTTAACAACGATATCGCCGTCCGCTGCGATGACGCCGACAGCGGACCTTCGAACGGACGCCACCGGACCGACTGTCGGTCTATGCCGCGTGGCCCAAGCCAGCTTTCCTGCGCTAGCTGGCGTCCCTGCATCCATGCTTGCGGCGACTGTCTGCCTAACTGGTTTAGAAAATGCAGATACGACTGCAACTCAGGCGCATGAGCCGAGCTGAGCGGTTTTTTGGCTTCCAGGACGCACCACAGCAGGAACCGCTCAGCTTCTTTCCTGCAGGCCCGTGCAGTATGGCTACCCGGCTTCATTTTCAGCAACCAGGCTTCAACAGCTTCAATGTCATTCGTCGCGGGGATCGTTGCCTTAGTGCTGCGATTGGTGCCTGTCAAACCATTCAGGGAAAGCGGTAGGGCCAGCCGTTCCAATGGCAGGATATCCAGTCCCTTTACCAAGCATTCCATTTGTCCGCCTTGTATCTGGCGGGGTGGGGTCGTACCGCGCACAGAAAGCGTTATCCCTAACGCTTCCCGCGTGGTGGGAAGAAGCAGCCAACTGGTTATATGGCGTGCCGCCTTGACGCCTATTCTAGGTACCTTGCGATACCAGTGGAAGCCGTGCGCTTCGATCGCCACATGCAACTCGCCTAAAGTCGTGATGTGCGCTTTGATCAGATAGTTTGCCAGTCGGGAATCAATCCATGCCGATACCGGATCATCCAGACCGGGCTCTAATCTAGCGTGACTTTCGATGCGTTGCAGTAGCGCTTCCTGTCGGCGTCTTAACCGAAGATTGCGCTGCGCAAGCCGGTCACCCTTGCCGGCACGGCCGGGGTATTCCGACTCGAACAACTCAAGCAGCTCACCTTCAGAATACATGTGATACGGATCGCGCTCTTCCTGGAATTCGGCAAGTGTCGGTAGCGTGCCGTGATCACCTCGCGATGCTGGCTGGAAAGGCCTCAGACGTAGCAGGCGTGCTGATGACCGCTGGCCACAGCGTTCTGCCTCAATCACGAGTTGTTCCGTAATCCAGCCGAGCAGCGCTTTCCCAGACGAGCCGGCAAGGGCCCTATGCGACAGAACCGGTTCACCGCCCGGATAGCGCGCAGCCAGCAAGCGCAAATCCAGGCCATCCAAATAGCCGCGATAGAAGGCAAAGTGCTGACGCGTCAAACGTATCAGCACACTGCCGCGGCTGCTCCACCCAGCAGGCATTGCAACTCCTAAGATATTGAAAATAAAAGCAAACATTCCAGCTCGGCAGTTATTTCCCGAGCTGGAATGTTTGTTTGCACGAAATTATGCATGATAAATCGCTATATTGATAACGTCTATCCAGGAAATTGATGCAACCATGAACAGCACGAAAACTGTTCAGGACTGCGAATCTTAATCCGCCGAAAACGGCGTATTCCCAAGAAGCAGAAATTTTCCATATTGCATGGAGGAGGATGGGTATGGCGGATTCTTATAAACGGGACTTGAGGTGATTACGATCACCGAACGAATCGCACACCAAGACAATAATGCTGCCTTCATGACTGACGGCGCATTCCATTGCATGCGCGTCAGCTCCTAAACCTTCGCATCGAATAACGACAGGAAGGTTTTTGCCCATCAGCTTCCCCTGCTCCCTACAAATAGGAGAACTCAAAATTTCAAGAATTATCCCTGCCTTTACCGGCGTTCGCGGCTTCGCCTCTGTCTGGGTCGTTTTGTTTCACCTGAGCCAGAGCTTCAAAGGCTTGTTTGGGCTTCATGAGTCAGCACCTTTCGTCGTGACCGGATTTCTTGGCGTGGACCTGTTTTTCATCCTGAGCGGCGCAGTGCTCTACCATGTTCATTCGTCAGATTTCGTTCAATACAGCGTCAAGGCACATCTGCAATTCCTTCGACTGCGATTGGCCAGAGTCTACCCGCTGCATCTGTTTTGCCTGCTCGCGTTCGCCTTCATCATCTTGATCCTTCCCGGATTTATTCATACTTACCGTCAGGGCGGCTTTTCGTCCTTTAATTTTCTTTCTACGTTGCTGATGATCAACAACTGGGGGTTTTCCACGTCTTCCATGTGGAACGTACCTTCATGGTCGCTCAGTGCAGAATGGCTGGGCTACCTGGCATTTCCCTTCATCGTACTGGCAATCGATAAGCAGGTTCGCGACGGGTGGGAAATGCCTCTGGCGTTTTCTCTCCTCGCTTTCCTGGTTCTTGCGACAATCATGCTCGGCGCTAAAGATATGGGGCAAGCAGGCAAGTTCGGCATCTTGCGGATGGGCTGCGAATTTACTGCTGGTTGCATTTTTTGCAAGGCAGCAAAAAAGAGTCTTGCGCCGGGCACGGCGACCACGATGGTTGGCTTAATTATCACAATATGCTGTGCATACAGCCTTGATCTGCACTGGGGCGCAGTATTCGGGCTGGGTCTGCTGGTCTACTCACTGTGCAAGGAAGGGCCAGTCGCTCAAGCAATTTTCGGCAATCCACTAGCCCTATGGTTAGGAAACATCTCATTTTCACTTTACCTGTCTCACTGGCCGCTGATACAGATTTACCAGTGGATAGTGCCGCGCTCCCCAGTAGATGAAGCTTTTCTTGCCAGCGTGCTTATTGCAGGAATAATCGCTGTGGCAGCCTTGCTATATCGTTTTGTGGAAGTGCCATCACGGCGATACCTGCGGATGAAGATTCAGGGCCGCTAACGTGGAAATTTTACAAATTGAATTAGGATCCTCTCGCCTCTGCTTTTCCCTGGCCGGTCAGGTAGTGGCGACGCTTTTTAAAGCTCTTCGAGGTTTCATGCGTGACTGACGGCTCAGGCTCCGGCAGATGGCAGGATTACGCAAAGGCTGCCAGAGCTGTGCGCGGTTAAGCGCTTCACATGCCCAATGGTGAGCCAACCGTAATTTGGACATCCGGCCCCATGACC from Noviherbaspirillum sp. L7-7A includes these protein-coding regions:
- a CDS encoding phage integrase family protein; translation: MFAFIFNILGVAMPAGWSSRGSVLIRLTRQHFAFYRGYLDGLDLRLLAARYPGGEPVLSHRALAGSSGKALLGWITEQLVIEAERCGQRSSARLLRLRPFQPASRGDHGTLPTLAEFQEERDPYHMYSEGELLELFESEYPGRAGKGDRLAQRNLRLRRRQEALLQRIESHARLEPGLDDPVSAWIDSRLANYLIKAHITTLGELHVAIEAHGFHWYRKVPRIGVKAARHITSWLLLPTTREALGITLSVRGTTPPRQIQGGQMECLVKGLDILPLERLALPLSLNGLTGTNRSTKATIPATNDIEAVEAWLLKMKPGSHTARACRKEAERFLLWCVLEAKKPLSSAHAPELQSYLHFLNQLGRQSPQAWMQGRQLAQESWLGPRGIDRQSVRWRPFEGPLSASSQRTAISLLKSLMRFLHSVGYLRTDPFAELRMSGERTSDQVAGKRRRKPVLQDEWTAAWTYLHNQPVSASLYRVKVILLLLKETGCRLQRLAAMRRDSIIWDGKHWCLTLNLGDAMSEKILVSHELRDALLMNYQHHGLPELNSVPLSTPLVTAITKDAGSGLRVNGLSGSRIYRIVKDYFDTVADHIGASNIELASRLRQVSADSFSRTG
- a CDS encoding acyltransferase, which translates into the protein MPISFPCSLQIGELKISRIIPAFTGVRGFASVWVVLFHLSQSFKGLFGLHESAPFVVTGFLGVDLFFILSGAVLYHVHSSDFVQYSVKAHLQFLRLRLARVYPLHLFCLLAFAFIILILPGFIHTYRQGGFSSFNFLSTLLMINNWGFSTSSMWNVPSWSLSAEWLGYLAFPFIVLAIDKQVRDGWEMPLAFSLLAFLVLATIMLGAKDMGQAGKFGILRMGCEFTAGCIFCKAAKKSLAPGTATTMVGLIITICCAYSLDLHWGAVFGLGLLVYSLCKEGPVAQAIFGNPLALWLGNISFSLYLSHWPLIQIYQWIVPRSPVDEAFLASVLIAGIIAVAALLYRFVEVPSRRYLRMKIQGR